In one window of Macrobrachium nipponense isolate FS-2020 chromosome 2, ASM1510439v2, whole genome shotgun sequence DNA:
- the LOC135221371 gene encoding uncharacterized protein K02A2.6-like: protein MAAVLWAVRKCSVYLAGLPYFDLVVDHRPLVPILNSKLLGEIENPRLQRMRMKLCRFYFAARWQSGKCHSMPDALSRSPVQNLVEDNDLLDDADPLHAAVVSSLLATCEEGIRLAPLRDQTLDKIRDASAHDGEYLSLRDVIMKGFPDHKHSLPEELRAYWGIRDMLAVDDGLIVYGPRLLIPRSLRSETLQCLHDAHQGVDRTKRRARQTVYWPGIDRDVENTVKSCSRCRELLPSQQNEPLMQEDLPSRVFESVSADYFHISGKTFLVYVDRLSGWPYVLFVQWINFCSSTS from the coding sequence ATGGCTGCTGTACTTTGGGCAGTGAGGAAATGCAGTGTTTACTTGGCCGGTTTACCTTATTTTGACCTGGTAGTAGATCATCGACCACTTGTTCCTATTCTCAATTCAAAACTTCTTGGAGAAATAGAAAATCCTCGACTGCAGCGTATGAGAATGAAACTCTGCAGATTTTACTTTGCTGCACGGTGGCAAAGTGGGAAATGTCACAGCATGCCGGATGCACTCTCTCGTTCACCAGTTCAGAACCTTGTTGAGGACAATGATTTACTGGATGATGCAGATCCATTGCATGCTGCTGTTGTATCGTCTTTATTAGCTACTTGTGAGGAGGGCATAAGGTTAGCACCTCTACGGGACCAGACGCTGGATAAGATTCGTGATGCTTCTGCACATGATGGTGAATATCTGTCATTAAgagatgtaataatgaaaggatttCCAGATCATAAGCATAGCTTACCAGAGGAGTTGCGAGCATACTGGGGAATTCGGGACATGCTGGCCGTGGATGATGGTTTGATAGTTTATGGACCTAGACTTCTCATACCTCGCAGCCTGCGTAGCGAAACTTTACAGTGTCTACATGACGCTCACCAAGGAGTGGACCGCACCAAGCGTCGAGCACGCCAGACTGTATACTGGCCAGGGATTGACAGGGACGTTGAGAATACAGTGAAGTCTTGTTCTCGTTGCCGAGAGCTGTTACCAAGTCAGCAGAATGAGCCTTTGATGCAGGAAGACTTGCCAAGTCGAGTATTTGAGTCCGTGTCTGCtgattattttcatatctctGGCAAGACATTTCTTGTGTACGTTGATCGCCTATCAGGTTGGCCGTATGTACTCTTCGTGCAATGGATCAACTTCTGCAGCTCAACTAGTTAG